A region from the Paenibacillus humicola genome encodes:
- a CDS encoding antibiotic biosynthesis monooxygenase family protein → MTHISMNNHVVTLINVFTVDPQNQERLVELLTTATEVSVRHASGFISCSLHRSTDGTKVTMYAQWRSAEDYQAMRNDPKPLPYLQEALTIATFEPGMYEVVKTFEPANE, encoded by the coding sequence ATGACCCATATATCCATGAATAATCACGTTGTTACACTGATTAATGTATTCACAGTTGATCCTCAAAATCAGGAACGTCTAGTCGAGTTACTTACCACTGCAACAGAAGTTTCAGTGCGGCACGCGTCCGGATTTATTTCTTGTAGTCTCCATCGAAGCACGGACGGGACTAAAGTGACCATGTATGCTCAATGGAGAAGCGCGGAAGATTACCAAGCAATGCGAAATGACCCTAAACCCCTTCCGTATCTTCAGGAAGCATTGACGATCGCCACGTTTGAACCGGGCATGTATGAAGTCGTCAAAACATTTGAACCAGCCAATGAATAA
- a CDS encoding CYTH domain-containing protein, whose product MDERTSFEKQNGIVKLNRNLKGLCCKLEEVAGVLRQLGAHPQSTGVNQTDYIFRLPSLLSGENTRRIKFRLVNGEPFGVYLYDRFLEGTEATFEYIRPSDLTLVHALQRSEVPYVLISKTRTRLVLGDILIHLDQIQGLGDVVEVEALNGSNIPDEVMEAIAPYLVEKLEGSNEDYLQSNA is encoded by the coding sequence ATGAACGTACTTCATTCGAAAAGCAAAATGGGATCGTGAAGTTAAACAGAAACCTGAAAGGGCTGTGCTGCAAGTTGGAGGAAGTCGCCGGCGTGCTGAGGCAGCTGGGGGCACATCCTCAGTCGACAGGGGTTAATCAGACGGATTATATTTTTCGGTTGCCGAGTCTCCTATCCGGAGAAAATACCCGACGAATCAAATTTCGGCTCGTGAATGGGGAACCTTTCGGGGTTTATCTCTATGACCGGTTTCTCGAAGGAACTGAAGCTACGTTCGAGTACATACGCCCTTCTGATCTAACGTTAGTTCATGCGCTGCAACGCTCGGAAGTTCCATATGTCCTCATTTCAAAAACCAGAACCCGCTTGGTCCTTGGAGACATCTTGATCCATCTAGACCAAATTCAAGGCTTGGGTGATGTCGTGGAAGTTGAAGCGCTGAATGGGTCAAACATCCCGGATGAAGTGATGGAAGCCATTGCCCCTTATCTTGTCGAAAAGCTGGAAGGCTCAAATGAAGATTACCTACAGTCGAACGCCTGA
- a CDS encoding nucleotidyltransferase family protein has protein sequence MKITYSRTPERKKAMKKGKSVDRLIAIIESSELLREIFNKARTLELKSYFIGAGCITQTVWNHFTGRSLTYGISDIDLVYFDDADLSFEGEDRIVKKAAMCFEVVPLPIDVKNQARVHLWYESKFGIRLNPYRSLEEAIATWPTTATALGVRIEQHGKWHVYAPFGLADLFSLTLRPNKTLITEDIYDQKVTKWKSKWPELNVSAW, from the coding sequence ATGAAGATTACCTACAGTCGAACGCCTGAAAGGAAAAAAGCTATGAAAAAGGGAAAGAGCGTCGATCGGCTGATCGCGATCATCGAGAGCAGCGAATTGCTGAGGGAGATATTCAATAAAGCCCGAACTTTGGAGCTCAAATCGTATTTTATAGGTGCCGGCTGCATTACACAGACCGTGTGGAACCATTTTACGGGACGATCCTTGACGTACGGGATATCGGATATCGATCTTGTATACTTTGACGATGCCGATCTCAGCTTCGAAGGGGAGGATCGAATCGTAAAAAAGGCGGCCATGTGTTTCGAAGTCGTTCCGCTGCCTATCGATGTCAAAAATCAAGCCCGAGTCCATCTCTGGTACGAGTCGAAATTCGGGATCAGATTGAATCCTTATCGTTCGCTTGAGGAAGCGATTGCAACGTGGCCGACGACAGCCACCGCTTTAGGGGTGCGTATTGAACAACATGGCAAATGGCACGTGTACGCCCCTTTCGGGCTGGCGGATCTTTTCAGCCTTACGTTGCGGCCGAACAAAACGTTGATTACGGAAGACATTTATGATCAGAAAGTAACGAAGTGGAAAAGCAAGTGGCCGGAATTAAACGTTTCGGCATGGTGA